A single window of Anopheles moucheti chromosome 2, idAnoMoucSN_F20_07, whole genome shotgun sequence DNA harbors:
- the LOC128298676 gene encoding nucleolysin TIAR translates to MTEDSYPKTLYVGSLDTTVTEELLCTLFSQMGTVKSCKIIREGTIDPFAFIEYDNHQSAQTALAAMNKRMFLKKEIRVNWATSAGNQPKTDTSQHHHIFVGDLSPEIDTETLREAFAPFGEISNCRIVRDPQTLKSRGYAFVSFVKKAEAEHAIAMMNGQWLGSRSIRTNWSTRKPPAPRENSKGIKSGKTPGFEEIYNNTSPTNTTVYCGGFPQNAITDELIHKHFIQFGHINDTRVFKDKGYAFIRFANKESAARAIEGTHNSEVQGFPVKCYWGKENGGDVNSNGMNASAIAAAAAASGMIGMNMNGIVSPLQPMQPNAAAAAAAAAAVAQQHSANPQLTQATAAAAAAGAQYPYSAAAYGQMAYWFPGGYPQIQTQYMQQGYYTYPTAYAPAAPQQTGTAGYRMMQPNMAASWGMQSVPGLATNGAAAAAAAAAASSQQPVMYATLPQYQTQ, encoded by the exons ATGACAGAAGATTCGTACCCGAAGACGCTTTACGTGGGCAGCCTCGACACAACGGTAACGGAGGAGCTGCTATGCACACTTTTCAGTCAGATGGGCACAGTTAAGAGTTGTAAAATTATACGCGAAGGAACGATCGATCCTTTCGCTTTCATTGAGTACGATAATCATCAATCGGCCCAGACAGCATTGGCTGCAATGAACAAACGAATGTTCCTGAAGAAGGAAATACGGGTTAATTGGGCAACGAGCGCCGGAAACCAGCCGAAAACGGATACGAGCCAACATCATCACATTTTCGTGGGCGATCTCAGCCCGGaaattgacaccgaaacgcTGCGGGAGGCTTTCGCGCCTTTTGGAGAAATTTCTAATTGCCGCATTGTGCGGGATCCACAAACGCTCAAGTCGAGGGGGTacgcgttcgtttcgtttgtgaaGAAAGCCGAGGCGGAACACGCCATCGCGATGATGAACGGCCAGTGGCTCGGATCGCGCTCCATAAGAACGAACTGGTCGACTCGGAAGCCACCGGCACCTAGAGAAAACTCTAAAG GAATTAAAAGTGGAAAGACGCCAGGGTTTGAGGAAATCTACAACAATACCAGTCCAACCAATACGACCGTCTATTGCGGTGGATTTCCGCAAAATGCGATCACGGACGAGCTAATTCATAAGCATTTCATCCAATTTGGGCACATTAACGACACTCGAGTGTTCAAAGACAAAGGTTACGCGTTTATTCGCTTTGCGAACAAAGAGTCAGCAGCGCGCGCCATCGAAGGTACACACAACAGTGAGGTGCAGGGATTTCCGGTCAAATGTTACTGGGGCAAGGAGAATGGTGGCGACGTGAATAGCAACGGAATGAATGCGTCGGCGattgctgctgcggctgccgCCTCCGGTATGATTGGAATGAATATGAACGGCATCGTCAGCCCATTGCAACCGATGCAGCCTAATGCTGCGGCCGCTGCGgcagctgctgccgctgttgctcaGCAGCACAGTGCCAATCCGCAGCTCACTCAGGCCACGGCAGCGGCGGCTGCAGCCGGCGCTCAGTACCCTTATTCTGCAGCCGCATACGGTCAAATGGCATACTGGTTTCCT gGAGGATACCCACAAATACAGACACAATACATGCAACAGGGGTATTATACTTACCCAACAGCTTACGCTCCTGCAGCTCCCCAGCAAACTGGAACAGCAG GATATCGTATGATGCAACCGAACATGGCAGCATCCTGGGGCATGCAATCTGTTCCAGGTTTAGCAACGAACGgtgcagcagcggcagcagcagcggctgCAGCATCATCACAGCAGCCCGTGATGTATGCGACATTGCCACAGTACCAAACGCAATGA
- the LOC128297208 gene encoding isoleucine--tRNA ligase, mitochondrial produces the protein MGHAVNKILKDLILKHKIISGTRVHYMPGWDCHGLPIELKAMEAFNRKKRKVAGEGHKTAYEIRNTARKFALETIAKQKNGFESWGVTGAWNVDHGYYRSLDPSYISAQLRLFSELYDRKLIYRDLKPVYWSPSSQSALAEAELEYDETHQSPSLYLKLALENGGASCPAIEQHRLAGKQVYAVVWTTTPWTLPANQAVCYNPALDYSLVQSSAGEILLVGKDLIDYLGTQLETSLSLLQTIPGTELQSLKYCHPLYQQKILPFLPAAHVKAEKGTGLVHTAPAHGPEDFLVCLEQQITIENLIDEGGLYNQRSPEFLQGKYALTEGNKLVTEALTDAILKLSTIVHSYPIDWRTKQPVMLRASDQWFIDTNRLKQRALEEINMVEIYPPASSEVSKKVIEGQLRKRPYWCISRQRAWGVPIPVLYDTVTKEPIVSKSLLALIEDRLKKESTIDFWWTASLEELVPKELLTQLGTSHDRLEKGKDILDIWFDSGVSWLSVLGNDRVADLYLEGVDQFTGWFQSSLLTSVAARGKAPYKAIFVHGFAVDENGMKMSKSLGNVICPKQIARQYGCDALRWWVCAHATQNTSIPVSHKLLGTSAENVQKLRGILKFLLGVVAPDGSTNGSKQETVRQDMLHHVDRFYVQQLEDFHRNVFALYDAYQHNKSTAIILNFCHSTLSGLYLHVIKDRLYCGTREEHNNLKAILDYTYRILSKVLWPIVPFLVEESWTFYEKDHFYKAKQNTTNVALPAASESVHAVECALELRHVVYHQQAQLNVNSWLLEVAIECDENDLALLATLHPSLNKRETTTELCELLQVGSVALRKASASENRFAVTVEKSDKPLCQRCRRYLVSEQDDKTFPICARCSAVLRQRRE, from the exons ATGGGCCATGCGGTGAACAAAATCTTGAAGGATCTCATCCTAAAGCATAAAATTATCAGCGGTACACGAGTGCACTACATGCCGGGTTGGGATTGTCATGGATTGCCAATAGAATTGAAAGCAATGGAAGCATTCAATCGCAAGAAGCGTAAAGTTGCGGGCGAAGGTCACAAAACGGCCTATGAGATTCGTAATACTGCACGCAAATTTGCTCTGGAAACAattgcaaaacagaaaaatggaTTCGAATCTTGGGGCGTGACGGGCGCTTGGAATGTCGACCACGGATACTATCGATCACTGGATCCATCATACATTAGCGCACAGCTGCGGTTGTTTAGCGAGTTGTACGATCGGAAGCTAATTTATCGCGATTTAAAACCCGTGTATTGGTCACCCTCATCACAGTCAGCTTTAGCAGAGGCAGAACTAGAGTACGATGAGACACACCAAAGTCCATCGTTGTACTTAAAACTAGCTTTAGAAAACGGTGGTGCTAGTTGCCCTGCCATAGAGCAGCACCGTCTGGCAGGCAAACAGGTGTACGCCGTGGTATGGACTACCACTCCCTGGACTTTACCCGCCAATCAGGCCGTGTGTTACAATCCAGCACTGGACTACAGCTTAGTGCAATCGTCAGCCGGCGAGATATTGTTAGTTGGAAAAGACTTGATAGATTACTTAGGTACACAGTTGGAAACTTCCCTTTCGTTGCTTCAAACCATACCGGGGACAGAGCTGcaatctttaaaatattgtCATCCATTGTACCAGCAGAAAATATTGCCATTTTTGCCAGCAGCGCATGTCAAAGCGGAAAAAGGAACCGGGCTGGTACATACTGCTCCAGCTCACGGGCCTGAAGATTTTCTAGTATGCCTTGAGCAACAAATAACCATTGAGAATCTCATCGACGAAGGCGGGTTGTACAATCAACGTTCACCCGAATTCCTGCAAGGGAAATACGCTCTTACCGAAGGAAACAAATTGGTAACGGAGGCTTTAACAGATGCCATCTTGAAATTGAGCACTATTGTACATTCCTACCCTATCGATTGGCGCACAAAGCAACCGGTTATGTTACGTGCCAGCGATCAGTGGTTTATCGATACAAATAGACTCAAGCAACGGGCTTTGGAGGAGATTAATATGGTCGAAATCTATCCACCCGCTTCCTCGGAGGTAAGCAAGAAGGTGATCGAAGGGCAGCTTAGAAAACGACCATACTGGTGTATTTCGCGCCAGCGTGCATGGGGCGTACCGATTCCAGTGTTGTATGATACCGTTACGAAGGAACCGATTGTAAGCAAATCTTTGCTTGCTCTTATTGAAGATCGTCTGAAAAAAGAGTCTACGATAGATTTCTGGTGGACAGCTTCTTTGGAAGAGCTGGTGCCGAAGGAACTGCTGACACAACTCGGTACAAGTCACGACAGGTTGGAAAAAGGGAAGGACATTCTTGATATATGGTTCGATTCCGGCGTATCGTGGTTGTCTGTGTTAGGCAACGATCGTGTCGCAGACCTGTATCTGGAGGGGGTAGATCAGTTCACCGGTTGGTTCCAATCGTCTCTGCTTACCAGCGTGGCCGCTCGTGGGAAGGCTCCGTACAAAGCCATTTTTGTTCACGGATTCGCTGTAGATGAAAATGGTatgaaaatgtcaaaatcTCTTGGCAATGTAATCTGTCCAAAGCAAATTGCCCGGCAATACGGTTGCGATGCATTGCGCTGGTGGGTTTGTGCCCATGCCACTCAAAATACGTCCATTCCTGTAAGCCACAAGCTGCTTGGCACGTCTGCGGAAAATGTACAAAAGCTGCgaggaattttaaaatttttgctCGGAGTAGTAGCACCGGATGGTAGCACGAATGGAAGCAAACAAGAAACCGTTCGGCAGGATATGCTGCATCACGTCGACCGTTTCTATGTACAGCAGTTGGAAGATTTTCATCGAAACGTGTTTGCATTGTACGATGCGTACCAGCATAATAAATCGACAGCAATAATACTCAACTTCTGTCATTCTACACTTTCTGGCCTATATCTGCATGTGATCAAGGATCGACTGTACTGTGGCACAAGAGAAGAACACAATAATTTGAAAGCGATTCTCGATTATACTTATCGGATTCTATCCAAAGTACTATGGCCGATCGTTCCATTTCTGGTAGAAGAAAGTTGGACATTTTATG AGAAAGATCATTtctacaaagcaaaacaaaacacgaccAATGTTGCTCTGCCTGCTGCTTCAGAGTCGGTGCACGCTGTTGAGTGTGCTCTCGAACTGCGTCATGTTGTTTATCATCAGCAGGCACAACTGAACGTGAACTCCTGGTTACTGGAAGTCGCGATAGAATGTGACGAAAACGATCTCGCCCTCTTAGCGACGCTGCATCCAAGTTTGAATAAACGGGAAACCACGACAGAACTCTGTGAATTGCTACAGGTGGGTTCTGTAGCGCTCCGTAAAGCATCCGCCAGTGAAAATCGATTTGCAGTAACCGTCGAAAAATCGGACAAACCGCTATGTCAGCGTTGTCGTAGATATTTAGTTTCGGAGCAAGACGATAAGACTTTCCCCATCTGTGCCCGGTGCAGTGCAGTACTGAGGCAACG gCGGGAATGA
- the LOC128309711 gene encoding elongin-B, protein MDVFMMIRRKKTTIFTDAKETTPVYELKKMIEGILKVPPRDQRLYNKDNILMDDDKTLQDCGITVVTAKAQCPAQLGLAIRESGDFESLELTPYSLPPDLPDVMKNQDTANGQDQLA, encoded by the exons ATG GATGTATTTATGATGATCCGGAGGAAGAAGACGACGATTTTCACCGATGCCAAAGAAACGACGCCGGTGTACGAGCTCAAGAAAATGATTGAAGGAATACTCAAAGTGCCTCCCCGTGATCAACGACTATACAACAAAGACAACATACTAATGGATGATGATAAAACTTTGCAGGATTGTGGGATCACAGTAGTAACAGCGAAAGCGCAATGTCCTGCCCAGCTTGGTTTAGCAATACGCGAAAGTGGTGATTTCGAATCGCTTGAGCTGACACCCTATTCGCTGCCTCCAGATCTACCCGATGTGATGAAAAACCAGGACACCGCAAATGGCCAAGATCAACTCGCCTAA
- the LOC128297209 gene encoding DNA polymerase iota translates to MDGPKEADDEDRTHPRVIIHIDMDYFYAQVEEVLNPALKDKPFAVKQRFCVVTSNYIARQQGIKKLQPVKEALAMCPELVLINGEDITKYKEMSVRINEVMHRFTPHVEKLGLDENYLDVTDLIAERLEQLEATGDSADHSHLNYVEGLIHPTPDRNECAEVTPFRETDRDLFRRCCHCGCDRRLILATHLAKEIRDSIYKELGLRCCAGIAHNKLLAKLVGAVNKQNKQTVLLPTEGSMFVASLGSVRSLTGIGEKTAQTLANCCGISTVTDLQYVELDKLAKHLGYEQAVRLKQIAFGRDDTAVKQTGKPKSVGLEDSCPSISVRADAEEKFRHLLVRLVKNIAEDGRVPIAIKVTVRKYDATKRTTHRESKQDKLLPSMFRHANGRLILADGAQDKILAIVMKVFERMVDLRQPFNITLLGLSFFKFQERRIGSKSIANFLIKKSDIEVQSITNLSNESITLSDISFCSNKSSLSAMDCEPCCSSDAGSIASQSGSESDAEPSPKKSRRVVFQAHRHGTGTQERRYGNSSEPDETTLSKLRVADLRLNSKEYDQDHPATVVSSGSPMDVSAQTGPSKMSSFFRERLATTSDQLPSPSTPVSSKPIDSVAGGCSKMEVSVLPASNNIPRRDRVGFGRDQTQNKNHSKSTNLLPPNVDPEVFDALPDDVQQELLSNWRRANGGTVASSSAGLGPSKANSNPGSVSSSSTHNNSTTNNSSTSNNSSTPANAAATGKGSSKNTLHRYFVKNT, encoded by the coding sequence ATGGATGGACCGAAGGAAGCGGACGATGAAGACCGGACACATCCGCGGGTCATTATTCACATCGATATGGACTATTTTTACGCTCAAGTAGAGGAAGTACTGAATCCTGCCCTTAAGGATAAGCCGTTTGCGGTAAAGCAACGTTTTTGTGTAGTAACATCGAACTACATTGCACGACAGCAAGGCATCAAAAAGCTGCAGCCTGTGAAGGAAGCGCTTGCCATGTGCCCAGAGCTGGTGCTGATCAATGGAGAAGATATTACCAAGTACAAGGAAATGTCGGTACGTATAAATGAAGTCATGCATCGATTTACGCCACACGTCGAAAAGCTCGGGCTGGATGAGAATTACCTGGACGTAACGGATTTAATTGCCGAGCGGCTAGAACAACTGGAAGCGACTGGTGATAGCGCTGATCACTCGCACCTTAACTACGTCGAGGGACTCATCCATCCTACGCCGGATAGAAATGAATGCGCCGAGGTGACGCCGTTTCGAGAAACTGATCGAGACCTTTTCCGGCGATGTTGCCATTGTGGCTGTGATCGAAGACTTATACTGGCAACTCACCTAGCGAAAGAGATACGTGACAGCATATACAAGGAGCTGGGGCTGCGCTGTTGTGCCGGAATCGCACATAATAAGCTGCTGGCAAAGCTGGTTGGCGCAGTAAACAAGCAGAACAAGCAGACGGTGCTGCTTCCCACGGAAGGGAGCATGTTCGTGGCAtcgctcggttcggttcgcAGTCTTACCGGGATAGGAGAAAAAACCGCCCAAACCTTGGCAAACTGCTGTGGTATAAGCACCGTGACAGATCTTCAGTACGTTGAGTTGGACAAGCTTGCTAAACACCTAGGCTACGAACAGGCAGTAAGACTGAAGCAAATTGCGTTCGGTCGAGACGATACGGCCGTGAAGCAGACGGGTAAACCGAAATCAGTCGGCCTAGAAGATTCCTGCCCATCCATATCGGTGCGTGCGGATGCGGAAGAAAAGTTCCGCCATCTGCTCGTGCGGTTGGTGAAAAACATCGCCGAAGACGGTCGGGTGCCGATCGCTATAAAGGTTACCGTGCGCAAGTATGATGCAACGAAGCGCACCACACACCGTGAATCGAAACAAGACAAACTGCTTCCCTCGATGTTTCGCCATGCTAACGGGCGGCTGATATTGGCGGACGGTGCACAAGATAAAATTCTCGCCATCGTCATGAAAGTATTCGAGCGGATGGTTGATCTGCGCCAACCGTTCAACATCACGCTGCTGGGGCTGTCGTTCTTCAAGTTTCAGGAGCGGCGCATCGGTAGCAAATCGATTGCtaattttctaataaaaaagTCCGACATCGAGGTCCAGTCCATAACCAATCTTAGCAACGAATCGATCACGCTCAGCGATATCAGCTTTTGCTCGAACAAGTCGTCGCTTTCGGCAATGGATTGTGAACCATGCTGTTCCTCCGATGCAGGCTCGATCGCGTCACAATCCGGCTCGGAATCAGATGCGGAACCATCGCCAAAAAAATCTCGTCGAGTTGTGTTTCAGGCGCATCGACACGGCACAGGTACGCAGGAACGGCGTTACGGGAACAGCAGTGAACCGGACGAAACCACACTAAGCAAGCTGCGAGTAGCCGATCTACGATTGAATTCCAAAGAGTACGATCAGGACCATCCAGCCACGGTTGTGTCGTCCGGTTCTCCGATGGATGTGTCCGCACAAACCGGACCATCGAAAATGTCATCATTCTTCCGAGAGCGTTTAGCTACAACGTCCGATCAACTTCCAAGCCCATCCACACCGGTAAGCAGTAAACCGATCGACAGCGTGGCAGGCGGTTGCAGTAAAATGGAGGTTAGTGTTTTACCTGCATCGAACAACATTCCTCGCCGCGACCGTGTCGGATTCGGAAGGGACCAAACGCAGAATAAAAatcatagcaaaagtacaaatcTCCTGCCGCCCAACGTGGACCCGGAAGTGTTTGATGCACTGCCGGATGATGTACAACAAGAGCTACTTAGTAACTGGCGTAGGGCGAATGGCGGTACGGTAGCCAGCAGCAGTGCAGGATTAGGCCCTAGTAAAGCAAACTCCAACCCAGGCAGTGTGAGCTCAAGCAGTACTCACAACAATTCCACCACTAATAATAGTAGCACTAGTAACAATAGTAGTACTCCAGCAAATGCTGCCGCAACTGGTAAGGGTAGCTCTAAAAATACTTTACATCGCTACTTCGTTAAAAACACGTAG
- the LOC128309710 gene encoding esterase AGAP003155 — MSKESDTGDGKLKVLALHGYRQNADSFKAKLGSFRKFLNKYVEFVFVSAPHTAAPLEAGSEPDPNQRSWWFNKEDRTFKGTNQGGPAYGFDESLRHVEKTWQTEGCHGLLGFSQGACFVGLLCDLSARGMTTMKPQFAVLASGFRSGSLVHLNYYENKIQVPSLHIFGETDEIITKDMSESLSETFLDPEIVTHAGGHYFPAQASMKETYVEFFRDQLQQHLEAKELLNATEANSFHIEERAEMEIPHEHSESDSDSD; from the exons ATGTCGAAAGAATCTGACACCGGGGACGGTAAGCTGAAAGTTCTCGCGCTGCACGGTTATCGCCAAAATGCGGACTCATTTAAAGCCAAGCTAGGATCGTTTCGCAAGTTCTTGAACAAGTATGTCGAGTTTGTGTTTGTATCTGCGCCCCACACTGCAGCACCCCTCGAAGCCGGGAGCGAACCCGATCCAAACCAGCGGAGCTGGTGGTTCAACAAGGAAGATCGAACATTTAAAGGCACTAATCAAGGTGGACCGGCATACGGTTTTGATGAAAGCCTGAGGCATGTGGAGAAGACCTGGCAAACGGAGGGTTGCCATGGATTGTTGGGATTTTCGCAAGGTGCCTGCTTTGTCGGTTTGCTCTGTGATTTGAGTGCAAGAGGGATGACAACCATGAAACCTCAATTCGCAGTTCTGGCGTCCGGCTTTCGATCGGGAAGTTTAGTGCATTTGAACTATTACGAAAACAAGATACAGGTTCCATCGCTTCACATTTTCGGAGAGACTGATGAAATCATCACAAAAG ATATGAGTGAATCTTTATCGGAAACTTTCCTCGACCCTGAAATCGTAACTCACGCGGGAGGTCACTACTTCCCTGCGCAAGCATCAATGAAGGAAACGTATGTGGAATTTTTTCGCGACCAATTGCAACAACACCTTGAAGCCAAAGAACTGCTGAACGCAACGGAAGCGAATAGTTTCCACATTGAGGAACGTGCAGAAATGGAAATACCGCATGAACACAGCGAAAGCGATTCGGATTCCGATTAA